Sequence from the Nymphaea colorata isolate Beijing-Zhang1983 chromosome 9, ASM883128v2, whole genome shotgun sequence genome:
GATAAGGATTGAATTTTCTCTTAACCATGGTCTATCCAAGATAGGAAGGATAGGAAAATGAGAAATGTCTTCCTTACCCTATAGAGCAGAAGAAACTCATTGATGGTTCATTGGTTCATTGCAAGAAACTCATCGAtcagttggattttggatttaatttttatattgttaaatGGGCAGATAAGGTGCAAAAACCCGAGGTTATGCAGCAGCCGTGGGGTGAAGGTGGTGTTAACAGATAATAATTCTAACAAAGAAACCGGCTGGGTGTTGAGCAATAAGGCGTTCATGGCTATGAGTCGACCAGGAATGGGCCTGGAGCTCAAAAAACTAGGCATTGTGGACATTGAATTCAAGAggtaatgaaaatttgaaatggcAATTTCCACCACTTTTTCTGTGTTTCATTTGGTATTACAGACCGGGTTGTCTCACTTGTTATGACAAGCGAATTTTGCTTGGAGTACTTATAATTTCATGGCAACTGCTGACAGCAGAAAACTATTATGGAATTAACAGTTCTAGGCATGTTTAAATACGCAGGATACCCTGTGATTATGCAAATAGAAACCTAAGTGTGCGAGTGGAAGAGAGCAGTCAGTACCCACATTATCTAGCCGTCAAATTCCTATTCCAAGGTGGACAGACAGACATTATGGGCGTTGATATTGCtgaggtactctctctctctctctctcgatacgGGAGGTCTCTTACCATGACAGCGGGATACAGGTGGATCCTCCAGATACTTGATTTTGCaaatgagaaaccaaagaaCTTGCTTAAACCTGATGCTTTCTTTGCAGTTGGGATCTCCAAACTGGACCTTCATGACGAGGAATCATGGAGCTGTGTGGGAGGCTAATCGTGTTCCCTATGGTCCTCTGCAATTCCGGTTCGTGGTAACGGGTGGTTACGACGGAAAA
This genomic interval carries:
- the LOC116259986 gene encoding expansin-like A2; this translates as MGFFSLLGVFLLFLCSLSMACDRCVHTSSAAYYSSASVLSVGACGYGPLALDFNGGYVGAANSSLFRQGIGCGGCFQIRCKNPRLCSSRGVKVVLTDNNSNKETGWVLSNKAFMAMSRPGMGLELKKLGIVDIEFKRIPCDYANRNLSVRVEESSQYPHYLAVKFLFQGGQTDIMGVDIAELGSPNWTFMTRNHGAVWEANRVPYGPLQFRFVVTGGYDGKWIWAKQSVLPANWRPGSVYDSGVQIHDIAQEGCPQCDDSNWK